The following coding sequences lie in one Cannabis sativa cultivar Pink pepper isolate KNU-18-1 chromosome 5, ASM2916894v1, whole genome shotgun sequence genomic window:
- the LOC115717800 gene encoding uncharacterized protein LOC115717800: protein MGIGTSGSLMISLTGKQNILRVGKPNGQGRDKWVWTKESNGFFSPKSAYLIQALGRAPLCSVAPSLWNKLWNSKILERHKVLWWSILSDALPIRALFSKRMVIDETSCPICGKGDETMEHLFLFCDLASHLWRSSPWGIMPVVDFGARMWNWVKFLWDLRSRGVDTDGLFLYASIVVDTIWRARNDKVHNNSLGTLVHYIDSIYYCYADYGSCLFKSHRVEDTLVWSPPPEDWIKINCDVRVGEETMCAVAIARDHQEAIFWVATNKIHFSDPFLGEAAACLLALETTISMHHPFVVVESDSAIVIKNLKGDESFWRIENYTSQCKQLFTFFTSCNFSFISRKYNFVAHNVANWAFAKNINGMVEVSTIPNAIFCNDREVQFLLLI from the coding sequence ATGGGAATTGGGACATCCGGAAGCTTAATGATCTCTTTGACAGGGAAACAAAATATCTTGAGGGTCGGTAAACCAAACGGCCAAGGTAGGGATAAATGGGTCTGGACTAAGGAATCTAATGGTTTTTTCTCACCTAAGTCAGCTTATCTCATCCAAGCCTTGGGTCGGGCCCCTTTGTGTAGTGTTGCTCCGTCTTTATGGAACAAGCTGTGGAATTCAAAGATCTTGGAGCGCCATAAAGTACTATGGTGGAGCATTCTCTCGGATGCGCTTCCGATTAGGGCACTCTTCTCTAAGAGAATGGTTATTGACGAGACCTCCTGCCCCATTTGTGGGAAGGGAGATGAAACCATGGAACACTTGTTTCTCTTTTGCGATTTGGCATCTCACCTCTGGAGATCCTCCCCTTGGGGGATTATGCCTGTTGTGGATTTTGGTGCTCGCATGTGGAATTGGGTTAAATTTCTTTGGGATCTTAGGTCCAGAGGAGTGGATACTGATGGTTTATTCTTGTACGCTTCCATTGTGGTTGACACTATTTGGAGGGCTCGTAATGACAAGGTTCATAATAACTCTTTGGGTACCTTGGTACATTATATTGATTCTATATATTATTGTTACGCAGATTATGGCTCCTGTTTGTTCAAGTCTCACCGGGTTGAAGACACACTGGTTTGGTCCCCGCCGCCTGAGGATTGGATCAAAATCAATTGCGATGTCAGAGTTGGAGAGGAAACCATGTGTGCAGTGGCCATTGCAAGGGATCATCAGGAGGCGATTTTTTGGGTGGCAACGAACAAAATTCACTTCTCTGACCCTTTTTTAGGAGAAGCGGCGGCTTGTTTGTTGGCCTTGGAGACGACGATCTCGATGCATCACCCTTTTGTTGTGGTGGAGAGCGATTCTGCGATTGTGATCAAGAATCTTAAAGGTGACGAGTCCTTTTGGAGGATTGAGAACTACACAAGTCAATGCAAGCAGCTCTTTACCTTTTTCActagttgtaatttttctttcatttctagaaaatataattttgtggCTCATAATGTGGCCAATTGGGCTTTTGCCAAGAACATTAATGGTATGGTAGAGGTATCTACTATTCCGAATGCTATCTTTTGTAATGACCGTGAggtccaatttcttctcttaATATAA